In a single window of the Hippocampus zosterae strain Florida chromosome 6, ASM2543408v3, whole genome shotgun sequence genome:
- the LOC127602102 gene encoding zinc finger protein 615-like translates to MLKDLVRERLIAAADEIFGLFESTIASYEEQLARARDETDRHRRQLKHNRETQTPLHGQEVWQLIDHPPRLHQQSFVVKQEDLQPLWYKEEDPLCSPYADEVEDNLPSSFGKEEEEEETDVCAPSLAVISVKSEDDDEEEAPIPSQRLSKEHRGGSPTRHDGHDGDGSNLGDADLPQSSERETGKERFSCSLCGKGYAYRCKLALHMKVHTGEKPFTCSVCSKRFSQKVNMLSHMRTHTGEKPFSCSVCSKTFAHKPNMVAHAKTHTGEKPFTCSECGKTFFQKSNMMTHLKTHGGDRALACPVCGKSCPHRSDLSAHMRTHDSDKSFACSICTKRFSRKINLMTHKRTHTGEKPFGCTVCTKRFTQKTHADTHMRSHTGEKPFACSLCGKAYAYQKGLDAHMQTHKDEKQFSCHVCDKVFSCKPLLVAHARMHAGVRPLVMVFPSCCLQYRHKWAVSRLLQLPSKHRRRRKSRKRPCRQEESKTKRGATSAEDIFGKKMSRKQIFRATDERKADSSTRRVRDVRWPIGGQVALTPPPVKVEEKELDTVAAKSEDGPPKVAAGELSAPPSVDGSTRADCHKASKRSRKRGAAGCARFACVLCGQSYAYKCNLTLHMKRHTGEKPFSCSVCGQGFIQKVSLMAHVAAHTGEKPFSCSVCSKSYSYKNNLKAHMRQHGQKPFVCSLCGKQFTQKVNMESHARIHTGEKPFACSFCGKRFAHKPNMVAHARIHAGEKPFACSLCGQGFAQKVALTAHVQAHTGQKGFVCAVCGKTFYKQAGLVSHTRTHTGEKPFACSLCGQSFAQKVTLVAHTRRHTGEKPFACSFCHRAFSQKSHMVAHVRIHTGEKPFSCSICGQGFAQKVSLTGHKRVHAGEKPFACSLCAKRFSYRCSLTAHMHTHARQGE, encoded by the exons CAGCAGAGCTTCGTTGTTAAGCAGGAGGATCTGCAGCCCCTGTGGTACAAAGAGGAGGATCCGCTGTGCTCCCCCTATGCCGATGAGGTCGAGGACAATTTACCGTCTTCCTTCggcaaagaggaagaagaggaggagactGACGTCTGTGCGCCATCACTGGCCGTCATCTCCGTCAAGAGTgaagacgacgacgaagaaGAGGCGCCCATACCGTCGCAGCGCCTGAGCAAAGAGCATCGTGGAGGCTCGCCGACGCGGCACGACGGCCACGACGGCGACGGTTCCAATCTGGGCGACGCTGACCTCCCGCAAAGCTCCGAAAGGGAGACGGGCAAAGAGCGCTTCAGCTGCTCGTTGTGTGGCAAAGGCTACGCGTATCGCTGCAAGTTGGCTCTGCACATGAAAGTacacacgggagagaaacctttCACCTGCTCTGTCTGTTCCAAACGCTTCAGCCAAAAGGTGAACATGCTGTCGCACATGAGGACccacacgggggagaaacccTTCAGTTGCTCGGTTTGCAGCAAAACCTTTGCCCACAAGCCAAATATGGTGGCCCATGCCAAAACGCACACGGGGGAAAAACCCTTCACTTGCTCGGAGTGCGGCAAAACCTTCTTCCAAAAGTCCAACATGATGACGCACCTGAAAACGCACGGCGGCGATCGAGCCTTGGCCTGCCCCGTTTGCGGCAAGAGTTGTCCCCACCGGAGCGACCTGAGCGCCCACATGAGGACGCACGACTCCGACAAATCCTTTGCGTGCTCCATTTGCACCAAAAGATTCTCCCGCAAGATCAACCTGATGACGCACAAGAGaacgcacactggagagaagcCCTTCGGCTGCACCGTGTGCACCAAGCGGTTCACCCAAAAGACGCATGCCGACACGCACATGAGAAgtcacacgggagaaaaacccttTGCGTGCTCGCTGTGCGGCAAAGCCTACGCTTATCAGAAAGGTTTGGACGCGCACATGCAGACGCACAAAGACGAAAAACAATTCAGCTGTCACGTGTGCGACAAAGTTTTCTCCTGCAAGCCGCTCCTGGTCGCACACGCGAGAATGCATGCGGGTGTGAGGCCCTTGGTC ATGGTTTTTCCTTCttgttgtcttcaatatcgCCACAAGTGGGCGGTGTCACGACTGCTTCAGTTGCCCTCAAAGCACCGCCGAAGAAGAAAAAGCCGGAAACGGCCGTGTCGTCAAGAAGAGAGCAAAACAAAGCGCGGGGCGACATCAGCAGAAgacatttttgggaaaaaaatgtcccgAAAACAAATTTTCCGAGCGACAGATGAACGCAAAGCCGATTCCTCCACTCGACGTGTCCGAG ACGTCCGGTGGCCGATTGGCGGCCAGGTGGCGCTCACGCCCCCTCCTGTCAAGGTTGAAGAGAAGGAGCTCGACACAGTGGCGGCAAAGAGTGAAGATGGGCCGCCCAAAGTGGCGGCAGGCGAGCTCTCAGCGCCGCCGTCAGTTGACGGAAGCACGCGAGCGGATTGCCACAAAGCGTCCAAACGCTCCCGAAAGCGCGGCGCCGCCGGCTGCGCGCGATTCGCCTGCGTGCTGTGCGGCCAGAGCTACGCATACAAGTGCAATTTGACTCTCCACATGAAGAggcacacgggagaaaaacccttCAGTTGCTCCGTGTGCGGCCAAGGATTTATCCAGAAGGTGTCGCTGATGGCGCACGTGGCGGCgcacaccggggagaaaccTTTCTCCTGCTCCGTCTGCAGCAAAAGCTACTCGTATAAGAATAACTTGAAGGCGCACATGCGTCAGCACGGGCAAAAGCCCTTCGTCTGCTCGCTGTGCGGGAAACAATTCACGCAAAAGGTCAACATGGAATCGCATGCGCGGATccacaccggagagaaaccttttgcctgctcgttTTGCGGCAAGCGCTTCGCCCACAAGCCCAACATGGTGGCGCACGCTCGGATCCATGCCGGAGAGAAGCCCTTTGCGTGCTCGCTGTGCGGCCAAGGTTTCGCTCAAAAGGTGGCGCTGACGGCACACGTGCAAGCGCACACGGGCCAGAAAGGCTTCGTCTGCGCCGTTTGCGGGAAAACCTTCTACAAGCAAGCCGGCTTGGTGTCGCACACGAGAACGCACACGGGCGAAAAGCCTTTTGCCTGCTCGCTGTGTGGCCAGAGTTTTGCCCAGAAGGTCACGCTGGTGGCGCACACGCGCAGgcacacgggagagaaacccTTTGCGTGTTCCTTTTGCCACAGAGCCTTCTCTCAAAAGTCGCACATGGTGGCCCACGTGAGAAtccacacgggagaaaaacccttcagctgctccatcTGCGGCCAAGGCTTTGCTCAAAAGGTCTCGTTGACCGGACACAAGCGAGTCCACGCGGGGGAGAAACCCTTTGCTTGTTCCCTTTGTGCAAAGCGCTTCTCCTACAGGTGCAGTTTGACCGCGCACATGCATACGCACGCACGGCAGGGAGAATAA
- the fbxw8 gene encoding F-box/WD repeat-containing protein 8 — protein MAEDELAAFRERWKRELWRPKEERRLVPVASPRCSHENKDASRGQNELETERSGGVEEPSYVSIARGLLGGRTSPLLGRLAEERTKRKKKYQEETATCRESLKHPRKKVQKEEQLVDQLILDLNEANDIPFFDIDLPYELALKIFQYLNRTELGRCAQVSKAWRALAEDGMLWFRLCVAEGHGRGAAVSDSPCWKAALRDRRVAAANLRANWKNRVGCISQLQFELGKVLCDVSSCDNYVLAGYSSGDVRLWNTLHWDLPSSHLKSNWLSALSEPRPPVVLVRVAGSVAAAAYLDGCVDVWSTRTGGEPIYHHQTAGSHRSLALSPDGSILASAVDSDVRLDGTDDRGAWTMLALTRLPKPVHSLALAPGSRGRRRALTAVAAGESVYLLDEEEEEPRTIHSVYGHPVTCLEASERRVAFGVKRGGWAMHDAGNKIHVYSLETGKAVACVGDSPGDFTCIHLDEGKAPHMMVCGNKDRRVRVLDLRSGSCVSSLYAHQLGVTSVRADDWKVVSGGGEGLVCVWELRMGSKLWEMHNRHPVRHVRLDNRTLLTANIPDDKTPRGACITDDDLTAHRRHRGTICHYDFSGGGSGGDESGILPICRSDYVQSHGYNYNITLAMPYDHLSSS, from the exons ATGGCCGAGGACGAGCTCGCTGCGTTCAGGGAACGTTGGAAACGTGAGCTTTGGCGTCCAAAAGAGGAGAGGCGGCTCGTTCCCGTTGCGTCCCCCCGTTGCAGTCACGAAAACAAAGACGCGAGTCGGGGTCAGAACGAGCTCGAAACCGAAAGGAGCGGTGGCGTTGAGGAACCCAGCTACGTGTCCATCGCCAGAGGCTTGCTGGGCGGCAGGACGAGCCCGCTTTTGGGCAGACTCGCGGAGGAGAGGaccaagaggaagaagaaatacCAAGAGGAGACCGCCACCTGCAGGGAGTCCCTGAAGCATCCTCGGAAAAAAGTCCAGAAAGAAGAGCAGCTGGTGGATCAGCTCATTCTGGACCTG AACGAGGCCAACGACATCCCTTTCTTTGACATTGACTTGCCTTATGAGTTAGCCCTAAAGATATTCCAGTATCTCAACCGAACCGAGCTCGGCAGATGTGCACAG GTGAGCAAGGCGTGGCGAGCACTGGCCGAGGACGGGATGCTGTGGTTCAGGCTGTGCGTGGCGGAGGGCCATGGGCGCGGCGCCGCCGTGTCCGACTCGCCTTGCTGGAAGGCGGCGCTGCGAGACCGACGTGTTGCGGCGGCCAACCTGCGCGCCAACTGGAAG AATCGTGTCGGGTGCATCAGCCAGCTGCAGTTTGAGCTGGGAAAGGTGCTGTGTGACGTCAGCTCCTGTGACAACTACGTACTGGCAGG GTACTCGTCGGGGGACGTCCGGCTGTGGAACACGTTGCACTGGGACCTGCCGTCGTCCCACCTCAAGTCCAATTGGCTGTCGGCTCTCTCCGAGCCCAGGCCGCCCGTCGTTCTCGTGCGGGTCGCCGGCAGCGTGGCGGCGGCCGCATACCTCGACG GTTGCGTGGACGTTTGGAGCACGCGAACGGGCGGCGAGCCCATTTACCACCACCAGACGGCGGGGAGCCACCGCTCTTTGGCCCTCAGCCCGGACGGCTCCATCCTGGCTTCCGCCGTCGACTCGGACGTCCGATTGGACGGCACCGACGACCGCGGAGCGTGGACGATGCTGGCCCTGACCCGCCTCCCCAAGCCC GTTCATAGTTTGGCGTTGGCTCCCGGCagcagggggcggcggcgtgcgcTGACGGCAGTGGCAGCCGGGGAGTCGGTCTACCTGCTggacgaagaagaggaggagcccaGGACCATACACTCGGTGTACGGTCACCCTGTCACCTGCCTGGAAGCCTCCGAGCGTCGCGTCGCGTTCGGCGTGAAGCGCGGAGGCTGGGCCATGCACGACGCAGGCAACAAG aTCCACGTGTACAGCTTGGAGACCGGCAAGGCGGTGGCGTGTGTCGGCGACTCGCCAGGCGACTTCACGTGCATTCACCTCGACGAGGGCAAAGCGCCACACATGATGGTGTGCGGGAACAAAGACAGGAG GGTGCGCGTGTTGGACCTGCGCTCGGGCTCCTGCGTGTCGTCCTTGTACGCGCACCAGCTGGGCGTGACGTCGGTGCGCGCCGACGACTGGAAGGTGgtgagcggcggcggcgagggcctGGTGTGCGTGTGGGAGCTGAGGATGGGGAGCAAGTTGTGGGAGATGCATAACAG GCATCCCGTCAGACACGTGCGCTTGGACAACCGTACGCTGCTGACGGCCAACATCCCCGACGACAAGACGCCGCGGGGGGCGTGCATCACCGACGACGACCTCACGGCCCACCGCAG GCACCGAGGAACCATCTGCCACTATGACTTTTCGGGCGGCGGCAGCGGAGGCGATGAAAGCGGCATCCTCCCCATCTGCAGGTCCGACTACGTCCAATCTCACGGCTACAATTACAACATCACGCTGGCCATGCCCTACGACCATCTCAG CTCCTCGTAG
- the tesca gene encoding tescalcin a, translating to MGSWQARPEQQQQQQQQQEQERWHYEELAHKSGFSTEQIKNLHKRFRQLSGNKETISRANLDSIPALANNPLKKQIIDAFFDKRNQWQDDEVGSLEEIGLEHFLMVMSHFRPPAHKSGEEERQAARRQKLRFLFNMHDTDGDGIITLAEYRKVVEELLSKSGAIGHQTAKAIADAAMLEVASINAPHMAPDDFYEGITFEHFQQILKGLEMESRMHIRFLDVDTTTMRCGKAPS from the exons ATGGGGTCCTGGCAGGCGCGTCccgagcaacagcagcagcagcagcagcagcaggagcaggagCGGTGGCACTACGAGGAGCTGGCACACAAGAGCGGat TTTCCACAGAACAGATCAAAAATCTCCACAAAAGATTCCGCCAACTCAGCGGAAACAAGGAGACGATAAG CAGAGCAAATTTGGACAGCATTCCAGCACTAGCCAACAATCCCCTCAAGAAGCAAATCATCgatgctttctttgacaaaag GAACCAGTGGCAGGACGACGAGGTGGGCTCCTTGGAGGAGATCGGCTTGGAGCACTTCTTGATGGTCATGAGTCACTTCCGGCCGCCGGCGCACAAGAGCGGCGAGGAGGAGCGGCAGGCCGCCAGGAGGCAAAAGCTACGCT TTTTGTTCAACATGCACGACACGGACGGCGACGGGATCATCACGCTGGCGGAGTACAGGAAGGTG GTGGAGGAGCTGCTGTCCAAAAGCGGCGCCATCGGGCACCAGACGGCCAAGGCCATCGCCGACGCGGCCATGTTGGAAGTGGCCAGCATCAACGCGCCGCACATG GCGCCGGATGACTTCTACGAGGGGATTACCTTCGAGCATTTTCAACAG ATTCTCAAAGGTTTGGAGATGGAGTCCCGGATGCACATCCGATTTTTGGACGTGGACACCACCACCATGCGCTGCGGAAAAGCCCCCTCTTGA